The Desulfococcus multivorans DNA window TTACTATCGACTCAATCGACTGCACCATTCGGTCGACGCGCAGGAGATCCCCCCGCGCTGATCCGGGAAGGACGACACGTGCCCTTCCCTTCCCCGCGAACCTGGAGCACGATCCGGAGAAAACGCCGACCGGCAGAAACGCAGCCCGTAAAAAAGACACCTCGAGAGGAAATTCAGGGAGACAAAACGCCTATCTGAAAACGATGGACGCACCGCCGGGATCGAGAACCCGACCGATGATTCCGGCATGGGTAATGCCCGCCTGATGAAGCCGCTCGATCAGCGCATCAGCCTGCGACGCCGTTACGGCGACAAGAAGCCCGCCGCTGGTCTGAGGATCGAAGAGGATCTCTTCCTCCCATCGCCTGAGCCGCCCTGGAAACCGAACCCGTTTTTCGGTCAATCGGCGGTTGTCCGCGTTCATGCCGGTGGTCACTCCTTCCCTGTAGGCATCCAGCGCCTCATCCATGAACGGGATTTTTTCGAATTCGATCTCCAGCGTTGCATTCGATCCCCGGGCCATTTCCAATCCATGACCGGCCAGCCCGAATCCGGTGACATCCGTCGCGCCGTGAACGTCAAAATCAGCCATGATTTCGGCTGCTTTTCGATTCAGGGTCGTCAACACACGGATACAGCGTTCCATCGCGCCCCGGGAAACCCGCTTTTTCAGGTTGGCATTGAACAGAACCCCGCTACCGACAGGTTTGGTCAAAATCAGCCGATCACCCGGCCGTGCGCCGGAGTTGCGCCACACCCGTTCAGGATGAACAAGTCCCGTCACGGAAAGCCCGAACTTGGGCTCCGCATCCTCGGTGGTATGCCCCCCCAGCAACACGGCGCCGGCCTCGGTAATCTTGCTCACGGCCCCGGTGATGATGCCCAGAAGCACATCAGGCCCCAGCTTCTCTCCCGGAAAACCAACAAGACTCAGGCAGGCAATGGGGCGGCCGCCCATGGCATAGATGTCGCTGATGGCGTTGGCTGCGGCGATCTGGCCGAAAAGATACGGATCGTCCACCGGCGGGGTAATGAAATCCGCCGTAACGACAAGGGCCTCCTGGTCGTTCAGCCGGTAGACGCCGGCATCGTCTGACGTATCGAACCCCACGATGATGTTGGGATCATCGCTTTTCGGCAGGGCCGCCAATAAAGCCTCCAGCCCGACCGGGCTGAGCTTCGCCGCTCACCCGCAGGTTTTGGCAAGGCGGGTGAGCGTTGGCCTGTGCAGCAAATCAGAAATCTTCATGACAACCTCGACGACGCTGATGGTATATGGACGCATTCGGAGAAAATTTCGGACATATTATGAAAAATCATGAAAAAAGCAAACATTTCATCCTTTTTTTCAGTATTCCGGGGGACGGGCATCGCGGGTTCCGGTCTCTCTGTATGGGAGATAGCGCTTGCCAAATCAGCCCGCGCATGGTATGAGTGACCGATTTTTAACGCATGTATTCATGGAATGAGCTCATCCTAGCCGATATTGGCCGGTTCAGACAATAAATGGATGTCGGTTATCCATCGTGACGGGATGCCTCGTATCGAGGATCCCTGGCGCTAACATTAATAACTAAAGGAGAATTGGATCTATGGCTTACAATGCAGTAGAAATGGCCGACTGGCAGATTTCCGAGGAAGCCGAAAAAAACATGCCCCTGCCGGAGGATTGGATCGACAAACTGGGGCTTGAAAAAGAAGAGCTCCTTGCCATGGGCCGTCTGGCCAAGCTCGACTTTCTGAAGATCATCGATCGCCTCAAGAACAAGCCCGACGGCAAGTACATCGAGGTTACCGCCATCACGCCCACCCCTCTCGGCGAAGGTAAAAGCACCACCTCCGTGGGTCTGATGGAAGGTCTGGGGAAACGCGGCGTCAGCGTCGGCGGCGCCCTGCGACAGCCCTCGGGCGGCCCGACCATGAACGTCAAAGGTACGGCGGCGGGCGGCGGCAACTCCCTTCTGATCCCCATGACCGAATTCTCCCTGGGCCTCACCGGCGACATCAACGACATCATGAACGCCCACAACCTGGCCATGGTGGCGTTGACCGCCCGCATGCAGCATGAAAGAAACTACAATGACGAACAGCTGGCCCGGCTGACCGGCATGCGCCGCCTCGATGTCGACCCCACCCGCGTCGAAATGGGATGGATCATCGACTTCTGTGCACAGGCCCTCCGCAATATCGTCATCGGTTTGGGCGGCCGCACCGACGGCTTCACCATGCAGTCCAAGTTCGGCATTGCCGTCGGGTCCGAGTGCATGGCGATTCTGGCCGTTGCCAAAGACCTGGCCGATCTGAAGGAGCGCCTCAACAACATCACCGTAGCCTTCGACAAGAGCGGAAAGCCCGTCACCACCGGCGATCTGGAAGTCGGCAACGCCATGACCGCCTTCATGAGAAACACCATCAACCCGACCATGATGTGCACCGCGGAATACCAGCCGTGTCTGGTTCATGCCGGTCCCTTCGCCAACATCGCCGTGGGCCAATCCTCCATCATCGCAGACCGCGTCGGCCTCAAGCTGTGGGATTACCATGTCACGGAGTCCGGATTTGCCGCGGACATCGGATTTGAGAAGTTCTGGAACGTGAAATGCCGCTTCAGCGGATTGAAGCCCCACGTCTCCGTACTCACCTCCACCATCCGCGCTCTCAAGATGCACGGCGGCGGACCCAAGGTAGTCGCCGGGAAAGCCCTTCCCGATGAATACACCAAGGAGAACCTCGCCCTCGTCGAAAAGGGATGCGAGAACATGGTTCACATGATCAACGTCATCCGGAAGGCCGGCATCAATCCGGTTGTCTGCATCAACCGCTTCTACACGGATACCGATGCGGAATGCGCCATCGTCCGGAAGGCCGCCGAGGCCGCCGGCGCCCGTTGCGCGGAATCCAAGCATTGGGAGCTGGGCGGTGAAGGCGCGCTGGAGTTCGCCGATGCGGTCATCGACGCCTGCAACGAAGAGAACGATTTCAAATTCCTCTATCCGCTGGAGATGAAGCTGCGCGACCGCGTCAACACCATCGCCACGGAGGTCTATGGTGCCGAAGGCGTCGACTGGAGCCCCGAGGCCAACGCCAAGGCCGAGATGCTTGAAAAAGATCCCAAATATGCCGACTTCGCCACCATGATGGTCAAGACGCATCTGAGCCTTTCCCATGACCCGGTGGTCAAGGGTGTGCCCAAGGGCTGGCGCCTGCCCATCCGCGACGTGTTGATCTACTCCGGTGCCAAGTTCCTCTGCCCCTGTGCCGGCACCATCAGCCTGATGCCCGGAACCAGCTCCAACCCGGCATTCAGAAGAATCGACGTTGATCCCGCCACCGGCAAGGTCAGCGGCCTGTTCTAAAGATTCCTATCGAATTCCAGAGAATTCGCACAAGGCCTGAGGATAACTTCCTCAGGCCTTTTTTTCGTGACGCGATGCCGCCTTGTGGGGGGAGGGGGTTGCCGCAAACCCGCTGCACCGTAAAATTGATCATCGTCCCGACAGTGATTATGTTTACGCCGATACGGCATTGACCCCGAACCCAACGCGCCGTCCCATAAAACAGATCGGACCGGCAATCGACGGACGGACGACGCCGCATCCATCACCGTCGAACATGAAAGGCGATTATGAATCCAAAATTGACGATTCTATCGGTGCTCCTCATAACGACGCTCATCGCGTCGCCGGCGTCGGCCCTGCGCTGCGACGGCAAGGTTATCGTCCGGGGGATGACGTCATCCGAGATTATTAAAAACTGCGGTGAGCCCACCTGGGTGGATGAGCGTCAGGAGGAACGGTTCAGTCGAAACTGCCGCGATCCCTTTTTCTGGACGGATCCGGACGACTATGAACGATACGAGGAACACTACTATATCTATCGCGGCAAACGGTACACGGGATGCAAGAAGATCGTCACCATCCAGGAGTGGTTCTATAACTTCGGCTCCAGCCGCCTGACCCAGACCCTGATTTTTGAAAACAGCCGTCTCGTGCATATTCGGCAGGGCGGATACGGATATTGAGGGAATCATCATGAACCCCACTGTGTCGGACCCGACACCAACGCCGGTTCTATCCGCACCATCAAACGCGGGATCGTGATGGGAACGGCCTCCCCCGCACATTTGGGCAGAAGCACCCACGTATGGGAAATCCGCATCACCGACAACCACGATCGTCTGGTCTGCCTGTCCAGAATTACGATGGCGATTCTTCAGCGCCGATGCGGCCGTCGGGCATGCATGAGGTAGTTCACCCGGGTATTGTTGTTCAAAAAATATCGGCGACTGAAGGGGTTGTACTGCAATCCGGCGACATTCCTGACGTCGAGCCCCGCACTTTCGGCCCATTGGGTCAGCTCGCCGGGTCGGACGAACATTCGGAAACTGTGGGATCCCCTCTCCAGGAGACGGAGAACGTATTCCGCCCCGACAATGGCAAAAACGAAGGATTTGAGATTGCGGTTGATGGTGGCGAAAAACACGTCGCCTCCCGGCCTGACCAAACGTCCGCACGCCGCTACGATCGACGCGGGCCTGGGAACATGTTCCAGGAGTTCCATACAGGTCACGACGTCGAAAGCGGCGGGGGCGGCATCGGCCAGCGCCTCCACCGTTGTCCTGCGGTAATCGACGGCGTGTCCCGATAGCACCATATGCCGGCGGGCGGCCATGAGGGGGGCCTCCCCCATGTCGATCCCCGTTACACGGGCGCCCTCGGCCGCCAGGGCCTCGCTCAGGATGCCGCCGCCGCACCCCACGTCAAGGACCCGGACGCCCCGGAGCCGGGTACGCTCCCGGATATACCCCAACCGGAGGGGGTTGATGTCGTGAAGAGACTTCAATACACCGTTGCGGTCCCACCAACGGTCGGCAACCCTCTCGAATTTATCCAGTTCCCTTTCATCCAGGTTCAGGGGATCCTCCACTTGTTTCATCCATCCTCCCGCAGCCGTCGGCCGTTCAACAGCCGGATATTCGATCCGTCTTGACTTGCCGTCGGTTATCGTTTATTTAAGGCGCAATCAACAATTCGCCGTCACGTCAATGCCGCTTCCGGGAGTTACATGTTGAAAACCACTGCAAATCCGATGCGGTTCATCCGCGATCATCGTTTCAAGCTCTTTGTGGCCCTGTCTCGCACGCCCCATGGGCTGCTGGATATGACAACACCCTGTTTTGCGGCCTGTCTGTGGCTGGGCGGCCTGCCGCCGCTCCCGGTTCTGCTGCTGGGTATCGTAACGGTTTTCGCCGGATATACCGCCGTCTATGCATTGAACGACGTCGTCGATTATCGGGTGGACCAGGAAAAGCTCAGGCAGGCAGACTGCAGGGTGCGAACCGGGACGGAGGACATCGACGCGGCCCTGGTTCGGCATCCCATGGCCCAGGGCCTGTTGCGGTTTCGGGAAGGGCTGTTCTGGTCCGCGGCCTGGGCGGCAGTCGCCCTTGTCGGTGCCTATCTTCTCAATCCGGTTTGCGCATGGATTTTCATAGGAGGCTGTCTACTCGAAGCGACCTACTGCCTTCTTTTGAAGGTCAGCCCGATGAGAATATTCATCAATGGAATCGTCAAAACCCTGGGGGCCGTCGCCGCCGTCTTCGCCGTCGACCCGCACCCGTCGGGGCTTTTTCTGGCGACCCTATTTTTCATGCTGTTTTTCTGGGAGGTCGGCGGTCAGAATATCCCCAACGACAGCAGCGACATGGATGAAGACATCCAGCTGAACGCCAAGACCGTCCCCGTCCGGTTCGGCCTCGATTTCTCATCCTTCGCCGCCGTCGTGACCCTGGGAGCCGCGGTGCTCTTAACCCTGGTGCTTTTCAGCCTGTCCCGGGCACGATTCAGCGCGATAGATTATCTGGTCGTTCTCAGTTTAGGAATCTGGCTGCTCATCATGCCGGCCGCCGAGTTCCGAAGAAATCCCACGCAGGTCAGCGCGATGCGTCTCTTCAATCGTGCCAGTTGGTATCCGCCGGCCCTGTTTTCGATAACAGCCCTACGCATCCTTTTCCTCGCCTGACTACGGCCTCTTGGTACCGGTGTGGGCCACTGCGATGCCGTTGGTCATCCGCTCATAGATCACTTCTGAAAACCCGACTGAAGTCAGCACATCCCTCAGTTCATCCGGCATCAGGAACAGGCGTATGGTTTCCGGCAGACAGGTGTATGCCTTCCGCTCACCCATCATCAGATCCCCCAGAAGCGGCATGATGTGGAAGGAATAGACGTCGTACAGGCATCGAAACCACGGCCATACGGGTTTGGAGAATTCCAGACAGAGGAAGCGGCCCCCGGGTTTCAGAACGCGGCACATCTCACTGAAGGCCTGTTTCATATGGGTGATGTTTCGAACGGCAAAGCCGATCATCACCACATCGAAGGTGTCGTCGGGAAATGAAATCCGCTCGGCGTCCCCCTGGACGTAATGAATGTCCCTGCGGATATCGGCGTTGGTCCGCTTCATGCGACCGGCATTGATCATGTCCCGGTTGATGTCGTAGAGCACGATATTCCCGGAGCGTCCCATCGCCTTTCCGGCCATGACGGACAGATCTCCGGTCCCCCCACAGACATCGAGAACCCTCTCACCGGACTTCAATCCAAGCCGGGTGATCGCAGCCTTCTTCCACAGATAATGAATACCCAGGCTGAGCACCGTATTCATCATGTCGTATTTGTGGGCCACGGAATCAAAATGGCGCCTCACCCGGTCCGCCTTCTCCTGCTCGGAAAGTTCCTCGGAACCGAACCGTGCCTGCCGTTTCAGGAATACGACATCATCCAGTTGTTCTTTTCGCTTCTTTTCTTCCGACCATGTAGGTAAATTCAAGGACATCTCTTCCATCTTTCGATTACGGCATGATTGCCGTCCCGCCCGGCAGGCTTCGGGTTCGGAACCTTGAAACCTCCGGGAGTTCAAGCATATGAAGGCGCTCAATATGTCAAAGATATAAACTTAATTCAAGCCTTATGTGCCTCACAGAGTTTTATTGACCCTATCCCCTTTCCGTGGTAAAATTTACGCAAATTTTCTCAAATTCATCATAACGAACCTTCATACCGTTGGGGGGGCAAAATGAAATACCGCTCTCTTTCGATATTCGCGGCACTCCTGCTGATCGCCCATGTCACCGCCTTTGCATCCGTGGTTACCGACCTTGCGGATACCGAGAAATACCCCAGATGCCCTCTTTGTGATATGGACCGGAAACAATTCGCCTTCGCCAGAATCCTGGTGACTTATGACGATGCCTCGGAATCGGGCTACTGCTCCCTGCACTGCGCCGCCATCGCCATGGCCATCCATCTCGACAAAGCACCGATCAGGATTCAAGTCGGCGATTACGACACCCGGGAGTTGATCGATGCGGAAGCCGCGGTATGGGTCATTGGCGGCGCCAGGATAGGCGTTATGACCCACCGGGGGAAATGGGCTTTCAAGGACCGGTCGCGCGCGGAAGCGTTCATCGGTACGCACGGCGGAACAACAGCGGATTTCGAAACCGCCGTGAAGACCGCCTATGAGGATATGTACGCCGATTCCAGGGCGGCCAGGGAAAAACGGAAGAAAACGGCTGTCATGCATGAAGCCCCGGCGGCGGCGCCCCCCAAACCCAGCCCTGAAGAAAAATGCCCGGTCTGCGGCATGTTCGTCGGCAAATATCCCGACTGGATCGGGGTAATCACTTTCAAGGACGGCCGGCGGCACTATTTTGACGGCGCCAAGGATCTCTTCAAGTATCTTTTCGATATCGAAACCTACAATTCGCGGCAGAAGGTCGCCGACATCCGGGATATTCACGTCACCGACTACTACGACATGAAATTTATCGATGCCAGGGCCGCCTTTTACGTGATGGGCAGTGACGTCTACGGACCCATGGGGCGAGAGTTGATACCGCT harbors:
- a CDS encoding UbiA family prenyltransferase codes for the protein MLKTTANPMRFIRDHRFKLFVALSRTPHGLLDMTTPCFAACLWLGGLPPLPVLLLGIVTVFAGYTAVYALNDVVDYRVDQEKLRQADCRVRTGTEDIDAALVRHPMAQGLLRFREGLFWSAAWAAVALVGAYLLNPVCAWIFIGGCLLEATYCLLLKVSPMRIFINGIVKTLGAVAAVFAVDPHPSGLFLATLFFMLFFWEVGGQNIPNDSSDMDEDIQLNAKTVPVRFGLDFSSFAAVVTLGAAVLLTLVLFSLSRARFSAIDYLVVLSLGIWLLIMPAAEFRRNPTQVSAMRLFNRASWYPPALFSITALRILFLA
- a CDS encoding DUF2845 domain-containing protein, whose translation is MNPKLTILSVLLITTLIASPASALRCDGKVIVRGMTSSEIIKNCGEPTWVDERQEERFSRNCRDPFFWTDPDDYERYEEHYYIYRGKRYTGCKKIVTIQEWFYNFGSSRLTQTLIFENSRLVHIRQGGYGY
- a CDS encoding formate--tetrahydrofolate ligase — its product is MAYNAVEMADWQISEEAEKNMPLPEDWIDKLGLEKEELLAMGRLAKLDFLKIIDRLKNKPDGKYIEVTAITPTPLGEGKSTTSVGLMEGLGKRGVSVGGALRQPSGGPTMNVKGTAAGGGNSLLIPMTEFSLGLTGDINDIMNAHNLAMVALTARMQHERNYNDEQLARLTGMRRLDVDPTRVEMGWIIDFCAQALRNIVIGLGGRTDGFTMQSKFGIAVGSECMAILAVAKDLADLKERLNNITVAFDKSGKPVTTGDLEVGNAMTAFMRNTINPTMMCTAEYQPCLVHAGPFANIAVGQSSIIADRVGLKLWDYHVTESGFAADIGFEKFWNVKCRFSGLKPHVSVLTSTIRALKMHGGGPKVVAGKALPDEYTKENLALVEKGCENMVHMINVIRKAGINPVVCINRFYTDTDAECAIVRKAAEAAGARCAESKHWELGGEGALEFADAVIDACNEENDFKFLYPLEMKLRDRVNTIATEVYGAEGVDWSPEANAKAEMLEKDPKYADFATMMVKTHLSLSHDPVVKGVPKGWRLPIRDVLIYSGAKFLCPCAGTISLMPGTSSNPAFRRIDVDPATGKVSGLF
- the ubiG gene encoding bifunctional 2-polyprenyl-6-hydroxyphenol methylase/3-demethylubiquinol 3-O-methyltransferase UbiG; this encodes MKQVEDPLNLDERELDKFERVADRWWDRNGVLKSLHDINPLRLGYIRERTRLRGVRVLDVGCGGGILSEALAAEGARVTGIDMGEAPLMAARRHMVLSGHAVDYRRTTVEALADAAPAAFDVVTCMELLEHVPRPASIVAACGRLVRPGGDVFFATINRNLKSFVFAIVGAEYVLRLLERGSHSFRMFVRPGELTQWAESAGLDVRNVAGLQYNPFSRRYFLNNNTRVNYLMHARRPHRR
- a CDS encoding nitrous oxide reductase accessory protein NosL, with translation MKYRSLSIFAALLLIAHVTAFASVVTDLADTEKYPRCPLCDMDRKQFAFARILVTYDDASESGYCSLHCAAIAMAIHLDKAPIRIQVGDYDTRELIDAEAAVWVIGGARIGVMTHRGKWAFKDRSRAEAFIGTHGGTTADFETAVKTAYEDMYADSRAAREKRKKTAVMHEAPAAAPPKPSPEEKCPVCGMFVGKYPDWIGVITFKDGRRHYFDGAKDLFKYLFDIETYNSRQKVADIRDIHVTDYYDMKFIDARAAFYVMGSDVYGPMGRELIPLSNRPDAETFMKDHKGIRILQFNEITPEIIRRLDE
- a CDS encoding class I SAM-dependent methyltransferase, which translates into the protein MSLNLPTWSEEKKRKEQLDDVVFLKRQARFGSEELSEQEKADRVRRHFDSVAHKYDMMNTVLSLGIHYLWKKAAITRLGLKSGERVLDVCGGTGDLSVMAGKAMGRSGNIVLYDINRDMINAGRMKRTNADIRRDIHYVQGDAERISFPDDTFDVVMIGFAVRNITHMKQAFSEMCRVLKPGGRFLCLEFSKPVWPWFRCLYDVYSFHIMPLLGDLMMGERKAYTCLPETIRLFLMPDELRDVLTSVGFSEVIYERMTNGIAVAHTGTKRP